The Solanum stenotomum isolate F172 unplaced genomic scaffold, ASM1918654v1 scaffold11599, whole genome shotgun sequence sequence AATCTTAGCTTAGATGGCATTGCTAATATTACATCCAATGGTCTTTTGTCGTTAACagattccaaaacacaagatcaaGGCCATGCTTTCTATCCAAATCCAATTCATTTCAAGAATTCACCTAATGGTAAAGCATTTTCATTCTCTACAACATTTGTGTTCGCGATAAGGTCTGATTATAGACCATTGGATGGTCATGGACTAGTTTTTGTTATCGCGCCACAGAGAGGAATTCAGAAGGCTTTGGCAAACCACTATCTTGGCCTTTTTAACTCAAGTAATAATGGGGATAAATCAAACCATGTTGTTGGAGTTGAGCTCGATACAATCTACAGCGAAGAATTTGGTGATATCAATGCCAATCATGTTGGAATTGATATAAATGGATTAAGGTCTGTAGCAGTTGAAACAGCAGGTTATTTTGATAATACTGGCTTGTTTCATAATTTGACTTTGATAAGTGGTCAGCCAATGCAAGTTTGGGTGGATTATGATGGCAGAACTAAGCTAATCAATGTGACAGTAGCTCCATTACATATGGAAAAACCAGTTAGTCCACTTTTGGCTTTGAAATATGATCTTTCGCCGATTCTTAATCAGATTATGTATGTTGGTTTTTCATCATCAACTGGTTCAGTCCCAACACATCATTATATCTTGGGATGGAGCNTAGCAACCTTAGTGGTGGTTTACTATGTAAGAAGGAAGAAGTATGAAGAAGTTCTTGAAGATTGGGAACGTGAGTATAGACCGCAAAGGTTCAATTATAAAGATTTGTACACTGCTACTAAAGGATTCAGAGAAAAGGAACTGTTGGGAGCTGGAGGATTTGGTAAAGTTTATAAAGGAGTGATGCCTGTAACCAAACTTGAGATAGCTGTAAAGAAGATATCTCATGAATCAAGACAAGGGATGAAGGAATTTGTTTCGGAGATTGTAAGTATAGGCCGTATACAACATAGGAATGTAGTACCACTTTTGGGCTATTGTAGGCGAAAAGGGGAATTACTTTTGGTTTATGAATTCATGTCTAATGGAAGTCTAGACAAGTATTTATACGACCAACCAAGACTCACCCTCGATTGGAACCAAAGATTCAGAGTTATTCGAGGTGTAGCATCAGGACTATTTTTCCTACATGAAGAATGTGACCATGTAGTGGTTCATAGGGATATTAAGGCTAGTAATGTCTTGTTGGATGGTGAACTAAATGGCAGGCTAGGAGACTTTGGACTCGCGAGGCTATATGGTCATGGGACCGATCCTCAATCAACTCGTGTCGTTGGTACTCTTGGTTATCTTGCACCAGAGCATACTAGAACTGGCAGGGCAACACCTAGTAGTGATGTATTTTCCTTTGGGGCTTTTTTACTTGAAGTTGCCTGTGGTAGGAGGCCGATAGAGCCAAGACAAGCCGGTGATGATCTGATTTTAGTCGATTGGGTGTTTTCGTGCTGGAATAGAGGTAATATTCTTGAGGCAGTTGATCCAAACTTAGGCAATGATTTTGTTCCAGGGCAAGTGGAGTTGGTCTTAAGTCTAGGCTTGTTCTGCTCTCATTCAGAGCCCTCATTTAGGCCAACAATGCGACAAAACGTGTTGTTCTTGGATGGTGTTGTGGCCTTGCCAGAGTTATCAGCCCTCGGTGTTTCATCTGCTGGTCTAACATTTGACCATCGCGGaggttttgatgattttatcAAGTCGTATCCATCTTCTTCTGTTAATGCACATTCCCCCGCTTCATCTGTAGC is a genomic window containing:
- the LOC125849928 gene encoding L-type lectin-domain containing receptor kinase IV.1-like — translated: SLDGIANITSNGLLSLTDSKTQDQGHAFYPNPIHFKNSPNGKAFSFSTTFVFAIRSDYRPLDGHGLVFVIAPQRGIQKALANHYLGLFNSSNNGDKSNHVVGVELDTIYSEEFGDINANHVGIDINGLRSVAVETAGYFDNTGLFHNLTLISGQPMQVWVDYDGRTKLINVTVAPLHMEKPVSPLLALKYDLSPILNQIMYVGFSSSTGSVPTHHYILGWSXATLVVVYYVRRKKYEEVLEDWEREYRPQRFNYKDLYTATKGFREKELLGAGGFGKVYKGVMPVTKLEIAVKKISHESRQGMKEFVSEIVSIGRIQHRNVVPLLGYCRRKGELLLVYEFMSNGSLDKYLYDQPRLTLDWNQRFRVIRGVASGLFFLHEECDHVVVHRDIKASNVLLDGELNGRLGDFGLARLYGHGTDPQSTRVVGTLGYLAPEHTRTGRATPSSDVFSFGAFLLEVACGRRPIEPRQAGDDLILVDWVFSCWNRGNILEAVDPNLGNDFVPGQVELVLSLGLFCSHSEPSFRPTMRQNVLFLDGVVALPELSALGVSSAGLTFDHRGGFDDFIKSYPSSSVNAHSPASSVAESLLSDPR